CCCTTTTATCCCGGCGCATAATCTTTTTTCGGTTTTTGTCACTGTTTCCGTTACCACCAACTCTCCCAACAAAGAGGTTTCCATGACTGACCTGAGCAAACGTTCCCTGATGAAGCTCGCCGCGTTGACCGCGGTGGCCAGCGCCGTGCTGATCGGCTGCGGCAAGAAGGAAGAGGCGGCACCCGCGCCGGCTCCCGCACCCGCCGCGGTCGAGGCGCCCAAGGCCGAGCCGCTGAAGATCGCGTTTGCCTACGTCGGCCCGGTGGGCGACGGCGGCTGGACCTTTGCCCACGACAACGGCCGCAAGGCGGTCGAGGCCGAGTTCGGCGACAAGGTGGTGACCAGCTTCGTGGAAAACGTGCCCGAGAGCGCCGACGCCGAGCGCGTGCTGCGCGATCTGGCCGGCCAGGGCAACAAGCTGATCTTCGGCACCACCTTCGGCTACATGGAGCCCATGCTCAAGGTGGCGCCCGACTTCAAGGAGGTGAAGTTCGAACATGCCACCGGCTACAAGACGGCCGAGAACATGCGCACCTACGACAGCCGCACCTACGAAGGCGCCTACATGGCCGGCGTGATCGCGGGCAGCATGACCAAGACCAATACCTTGGGTGTGGTGGCCTCGATCCCAATTCCCGAGGTGATCCGAAACATCAACAGCTTCACGCTGGGTGCGCAGTCGGTCAACCCCAAGGTCAAGACCAAGGTGGTCTGGGTCAACGGCTGGTTCGACCCACCGAAGGAGACCGAAGCCGCCACCTCGCTGATCAACGGCGGCGCCGACGTGCTGATGCAGAACACCGACTCCTCGGCCGTGCTGCAGACCGCCGAAAAGCTGGGCAAGCGCGCCTTCGGCTGGGACTCCGACATGACCGCCTACGGCCCCAAGGCCCATCTGGGCTCGGCCGTGATCAACTGGGCGCCGTACTACATCAAGGCCACCAAGGACGCGCTGGAAGGCACCTGGACCACCGGTGGCGTGTGGTGGGGTCACAAGGAAGGCGCGATCGACATGGTGTCCATCGCCGAAGACGTGCCGGCCGAAACCAAGGCCAAGATCGACGCCGTCAAGGCCGGCCTGAAGGACGGCAGCTTTGCCATCTGGAAAGGCCCGATCGTGGACCAGAGCGGCAAGGAAGTGCTGGCCAAGGACACGGTCGCCGACGACGCGTTCCTGGGCGGCGTGAAGTTCTTTGTCAAG
This Hydrogenophaga taeniospiralis DNA region includes the following protein-coding sequences:
- a CDS encoding BMP family ABC transporter substrate-binding protein, which translates into the protein MTDLSKRSLMKLAALTAVASAVLIGCGKKEEAAPAPAPAPAAVEAPKAEPLKIAFAYVGPVGDGGWTFAHDNGRKAVEAEFGDKVVTSFVENVPESADAERVLRDLAGQGNKLIFGTTFGYMEPMLKVAPDFKEVKFEHATGYKTAENMRTYDSRTYEGAYMAGVIAGSMTKTNTLGVVASIPIPEVIRNINSFTLGAQSVNPKVKTKVVWVNGWFDPPKETEAATSLINGGADVLMQNTDSSAVLQTAEKLGKRAFGWDSDMTAYGPKAHLGSAVINWAPYYIKATKDALEGTWTTGGVWWGHKEGAIDMVSIAEDVPAETKAKIDAVKAGLKDGSFAIWKGPIVDQSGKEVLAKDTVADDAFLGGVKFFVKGVEGKVPN